One Spinacia oleracea cultivar Varoflay chromosome 4, BTI_SOV_V1, whole genome shotgun sequence DNA segment encodes these proteins:
- the LOC110796196 gene encoding uncharacterized protein isoform X1 yields MFKRLFFCLDGVKKGWLEGCKRVIFLDACFLKTFLGGQLMAVEGENNYSWEWFVTELQGYLGLGEGDKMAILSDEHQGILNVVDEVLPKAEHRHCARHIFALWHKNFRGDEFKLLFWKASKTYNEADYNEALDEMEAVNPDAVIAFKIYNPKVFCRAFMDITTKVDVIVNNLAETFNGYIINARVKHLIYMLEDIRLALMQRLVIKRKDMEKSKAIVCPRIQVKMEKEKLLAANCTPCPSSEALFQVNQFMDSYIVDVQGRTCTCSKWDMTGIPCCHVVACIFFTNREAEEYVDDCHKRDVYLQAYAGSIPLCAGENIGLGLSFH; encoded by the exons ATGTTTAAGAGATTGTTTTTTTGCTTAGATGGGGTGAAAAAGGGGTGGTTAGAAGGTTGCAAAAGGGTTATATTTTTAGATGCATGTTTCTTGAAAACATTCCTTGGTGGACAATTGATGGCTGTTGAAGGAGAAAATAATTATTCATGGGAGTGGTTTGTCACTGAGTTGCAAGGGTATCTTGGACTTGGGGAAGGAGATAAAATGGCTATATTGTCTGATGAACATCAG GGAATCTTGAATGTCGTTGATGAGGTTCTTCCCAAAGCCGAGCATAGACATTGTGCTAGGCACATTTTTGCTTTGTGGCACAAGAATTTTAGAGGTGATGAGTTTAAGTTGTTGTTTTGGAAGGCTTCAAAGACATATAACGAGGCTGATTATAATGAGGCTTTAGATGAAATGGAAGCTGTGAATCCAGATGCAGTAATTGCATTCAAGATCTACAATCCCAAGGTATTTTGTAGGGCATTCATGGACATAACAACAAAGGTTGATGTTATAGTGAATAACCTTGCAGAAACGTTCaacggttacatcattaatgcTCGAGTTAAGCATTTAATATACATGCTTGAAGATATAAGGTTGGCATTAATGCAGAGGTTGGTAATCAAGAGAAAAGACATGGAGAAATCTAAAGCAATTGTGTGCCCAAGAATTCAGGTTAAAATGGAGAAAGAGAAGCTACTTGCTGCTAATTGCACTCCATGTCCATCTTCAGAGGCATTATTCCAAGTTAACCAATTCATGGATAGTTACATAGTTGATGTTCAAGGTAGGACATGCACTTGTAGTAAGTGGGACATGACTGGGATACCCTGTTGTCATGTAGTGGCATGTATTTTCTTTACAAATAGGGAAGCTGAAGAATATGTTGATGACTGCCATAAAAGAGATGTGTACTTACAAGCATATGCCGGGTCTATTCCTCTTTGTGCAGGGGAAAACATTGGCCTAGGTTTGAGTTTCCACTAG
- the LOC110796195 gene encoding F-box/kelch-repeat protein At1g57790: MPANKRRRIKSLSAAIRDDRKTSIVAKPDTLELTSWSDLPAELLELILSQLTLRENIRFSAVCKSWQSIAVSVRLVNQPPWIMYFPKFGDLYEFYDPLSRKTYSIELPELSGSRVCYTKGGWLLLYRPRSHRLFFFNPFSRELIKLPRFEITCQIVAFSCDPKSPSCVVFTVKHVSPTVVAISTCYPGATEWTTANYQNRLPFVSSIWNKLVFSDGQFYCLSLTGWLGVFDPKELTWNVLVVPPPRCPENFFTKNWWKGKFLAEHNGDILVIYTCCSDYPIIFKLDQTNMVWEEVKTLDGITLFASFLSSHSRTDLPGIMRNSVYFSKVRFYGKRCISFSLKDCRYYPRKQFHDWGEQDPFESIWIDPPHDLSIFM, translated from the exons ATGCCTGCAAACAAGAGAAGAAGGATCAAAtc GTTGTCGGCGGCCATTAGAGATGATAGAAAGACTTCTATTGTGGCGAAGCCAGATACACTGGAGCTGACATCATGGTCTGATCTTCCAGCTGAACTCTTGGAGTTGATTCTCTCTCAGTTGACCCTTAGGGAGAACATCCGTTTTTCTGCTGTTTGCAAGAGTTGGCAATCAATTGCTGTTTCTGTGCGCCTGGTGAACCAGCCCCCATGGATTATGTATTTTCCGAAATTTGGGGATCTTTATGAATTTTATGACCCTCTCAGCCGCAAGACTTATTCTATTGAATTACCAGAGTTAAGCGGATCGAGAGTCTGTTACACAAAAGGTGGTTGGCTACTCTTATACAGACCCAGATCTCATCGCCTTTTCTTTTTTAACCCTTTCTCCCGGGAGTTGATTAAGTTGCCTAGATTTGAAATCACTTGCCAAATTGTTGCTTTCTCTTGTGACCCAAAGTCCCCGAGCTGTGTTGTGTTTACAGTGAAGCATGTTAGCCCTACAGTTGTTGCTATTAGCACTTGTTATCCAGGAGCAACAGAATGGACAACCGCCAATTACCAAAATCGCCTGCCTTTTGTCAGTAGTATTTGGAACAAATTGGTTTTCTCCGATGGGCAATTTTATTGTCTTAGCCTAACTGGGTGGCTTGGGGTTTTTGATCCGAAAGAGCTTACCTGGAATGTTCTGGTGGTGCCTCCTCCAAGGTGTCCTGAGAACTTTTTCACAAAAAACTGGTGGAAAGGTAAGTTTCTGGCAGAACATAATGGTGATATTTTGGTGATCTACACCTGCTGTAGTGATTACCCCATCATATTTAAACTTGATCAGACAAATATGGTATGGGAAGAAGTAAAAACCTTAGATGGGATTACTCTGTTTGCAAGCTTTCTTTCATCGCATTCAAGAACAGATCTGCCTGGAATAATGCGGAACAGTGTTTATTTTTCTAAAGTTCGTTTCTATGGAAAACGATGCATATCATTTTCCCTGAAAGACTGTAGATACTATCCTCGCAAGCAATTCCATGACTGGGGAGAGCAGGATCCATTTGAGAGCATTTGGATCGACCCGCCCCATGATCTTTCTATCTTCATGTGA
- the LOC110796196 gene encoding pescadillo homolog isoform X2, whose product MIKGRKVLCHTIRNFLVNSVHKREPNDPPYQPVWEDDQYYACDAGEYNEEYDDEYNEEYDDEYDDEYSDEDDDDVYRDVDDEIEAEIEFEELENDDAYTTDEEYKTAKERVKGAKKKLFDLVHQLSKEAESNKARDDKEGHVKGDKEGPIASEQGGYVSEYELSADEIHTPDESEEEGDLGQIRRKISRGLVVPEDTDFSLFRWKAGQRFLNRGAFQKVVASYAIIQGRNLMFDRSKKTEDKGSAFVVFLGVHLGCNHPGIQGGLPLL is encoded by the coding sequence ATGATCAAAGGCCGGAAAGTCCTTTGCCATACAATAAGGAACTTTTTGGTGAattcagttcataaaagggAGCCAAATGATCCACCTTATCAGCCAGTTTGGGAGGATGATCAGTATTATGCTTGCGATGCTGGGGAATATAATGAAGAGTACGATGATGAATATAATGAAGAGTACGATGATGAATATGATGACGAGTATagtgatgaagatgatgatgatgtataCAGGGATGTTGACGATGAGATTGAGGCTGAAATTGAATTTGAGGAGCTAGAGAATGATGATGCCTACACAACCGATGAAGAGTATAAAACTGCTAAAGAGAGAGTAAAGGGGGCTAAAAAGAAGTTGTTTGATCTTGTACATCAACTAAGTAAGGAAGCCGAATCTAATAAAGCAAGGGATGACAAGGAGGGTCATGTTAAGGGTGACAAGGAGGGTCCTATTGCTTCTGAACAAGGTGGCTATGTTAGTGAATATGAGTTGTCTGCAGATGAGATCCACACACCAGATgagagtgaagaagaaggagatCTAGGTCAAATTAGGAGGAAAATAAGCAGAGGATTGGTTGTGCCCGAGGATACAGATTTCTCATTGTTTCGGTGGAAGGCCGGGCAAAGATTTCTTAACAGAGGGGCATTTCAGAAAGTAGTGGCTAGTTATGCCATAATACAAGGGAGGAATCTGATGTTTGATAGGAGTAAAAAAACAGAGGACAAAGGCTCGGCGTTTGTTGTGTTCCTGGGTGTCCATTTAGGTTGTAATCATCCTGGGATTCAAGGAGGGCTGCCTTTGTTGTAA